A single window of Rana temporaria chromosome 1, aRanTem1.1, whole genome shotgun sequence DNA harbors:
- the LOC120924393 gene encoding vimentin-like, with amino-acid sequence MKGSGFSQKTVNESSRTKGCAVTIGSNVRDGLEAEATTKVYIHRPNEKEELQQLNNRFSGYIDKVRSLEEKNKALREEIEERTRRLKERGPGIADEYEKEFKELKELIEKLNKEKNAADIERGNLEEEIDIWNAKCDEELFLKEEAENTLKEFRQDVDDATVQKLELEKRIEQLIDEIEFLKKLHDEEVADLMNQIQESKVSLEIESSRPDLAAALKALRMEIDQATNKNIQEAEKWYKTKLSSAKGQLTKNEDRIRNIREDISRYSSQESDLQGQIDTLRARNEALVKLLDDMQAKHLEEVSSLQDIIAQLEDRLLETKGDLARYLQDYQDLLNIKLKLDAEIAVYRKLLEGEEQRLGINPESEARGDA; translated from the exons ATGAAGGGCTCGGGCTTTTCTCAGAAGACGGTGAACGAGTCCAGCAGGACTAAGGGGTGCGCTGTGACCATAGGCAGCAATGTTAGGGATGGCTTGGAAGCTGAGGCCACCACCAAAGTGTACATCCACCGCCCTAACGAGAAGGAAGAGCTCCAGCAGCTCAACAACCGCTTTTCTGGTTACATTGACAAGGTCCGATCTCTGGAGGAGAAGAACAAGGCCCTGCGTGAGGAGATCGAAGAACGGACCAGGCGTCTTAAGGAAAGGGGACCTGGCATAGCAGATGAATATGAGAAAGAGTTCAAGGAGCTCAAAGAACTGATTGAGAAGCTGAACAAAGAAAAGAATGCAGCTGACATTGAGAGAGGAAACCTAGAGGAAGAGATCGACATATGGAATGCCAAGTGTGATGAGGAGCTGTTTCTGAAAG AGGAGGCCGAGAACACGTTGAAGGAGTTTCGTCAAGATGTGGACGATGCCACTGTGCAGAAGCTGGAGCTGGAGAAAAGAATTGAACAACTGATAGACGAGATCGAGTTCCTTAAAAAGCTTCATGATGAAGAAGTTGCCGACCTAATGAATCAAATCCAGGAGTCCAAGGTGAGCCTGGAGATAGAAAGCTCTCGACCTGATCTAGCAGCAGCCCTTAAGGCCTTGAGGATGGAGATTGACCAAGCTACAAACAAAAACATCCAAGAGGCAGAGAAATGGTACAAAACTAAACTCAGTTCTGCCAAGGGGCAACTGACCAAGAATGAGGATAGGATCAGGAATATCCGAGAAGATATTAGCAGGTATTCCTCACAAGAATCTGACCTGCAGGGTCAAATCGATACTTTGAGGGCACGCAATGAAGCCTTGGTGAAGTTGCTGGATGACATGCAAGCCAAGCACTTGGAGGAAGTATCTTCCCTACAAGACATCATCGCCCAGCTGGAAGATCGCCTCCTAGAGACAAAGGGTGACCTAGCCAGATATCTACAAGATTACCAAGACCTGCTAAACATCAAGCTCAAGCTGGATGCCGAGATTGCAGTCTACAGGAAACTACTGGAAGGAGAAGAGCAGAGGCTTGGTATTAATCCAGAGAGTGAAG CCCGAGGTGACGCATGA